In the genome of Arachis stenosperma cultivar V10309 chromosome 6, arast.V10309.gnm1.PFL2, whole genome shotgun sequence, the window GCCTTGTCTAGATTCTTAGTAGGGTCGCCTTTGAAATTCCTACCCTTGTTTTCAATCCTCAAGAAAGGATATTAATTCTAGTAGACTCAAGAATATGAACAAGCTTTTTAAGACTTCAAATATTTCTTGAGCCAACCACATATCCTTACTTGACCTGAAGAAGGAGAAGAGCTTGTATTGTAGCTAGCTGTAGCGAACAAGGCCATAGCCTTTGCCCTCGTCCGAGAAGATAAGAAGGGACATCAACCTATCTACTTTATGGGGACAGCATTGTAGGGAGAAGAAtttaactattaaaaaatagaaaaatttgcctatGCCCTCGTTGTAACTTCCAGAAGACTCCGAACCTTACTTCCAAGCCCATACCATTAAAGTCTGAACTAACCAACCCATGAAGTATATCctttaaaaaacaaatattgCAAGGTGGATATTACAATGGGTTCTGGAATTATTCGAGTTCGATCTAAAGTATGAAGCTCATACAGTCATCAAATCGcaatatctggccgactttTTAGCTGAATacatagaagaaaaataaggaagCTCTACAGACTGGCATCTATATATAGACGGATTGTTAACTGAAGCTGGTAGTTGAACAGGAATCATTCTTGAGAATGAAGAAGGGACTCGAGTAGAGATTTGGAGAAAAAACTAGAGCAGTTAACCCAATTCCAAGAAACAAAGGTCATGCATATAACTCGAGAACTCAATTTCCAAGTTGATGCCCTCTCCAAACTGGCTAGCACTAAACTAGGGGGCAACAACAAAAATTTGATCCAGGAAACTCTCCACACACCATTAATGGCCAAAAAAACATTAAAACAAAACATATCCACGAGGTACAACAAGAACGTCATCAGAAGAAACTTTGCCAGGAATGACCTCGTTCTGATCAGGATTGACATCAGGGTACAAATGTCGGGTGAAAGAAAGTTGGCTGCAAATTGAAAAGGACCTTATAAGATCATtgaagttttaggaaaaggttacTACAAAGTGTCCAACCTACAAGAGAACGAGCTTCTTAAGTCGTGGCATGCATGTAACATGAGGAGATACTACAACTAGAAAGCGAATCTtgctccctgatgtactctttttctCGACTTCATGGTTTTTTTTCAAGAAGGGTTTTTGTGAaggggttttaacgaggcatcataatAAGGGCTAcgagataagataaaaaaattcttAGTAGCAAATAACATCTGTAAATCATTTTCATTAATGATAATTCatcatttttctattttctatgaTTGATTGTTCTACTATACACACCAATTTAAGTTCGATAAAGCGCGAAAATCATTgtccgacctagatggtcggcAAAATAAAGTGATGAGGGCCAAAATGGTATAAAAAGTTATATAAGCAGATCATGGTCTAACCTCATCAAACTATTCATACAAAAACAAGTTAATAAAAGAGGCAAACCTAAAACGAATCGCAAAAATAACTtgataaaacaaataaaaccgACCTCCCAAGATCAGAATAAGCATAATTAAGTCTCCAGATTCGGAGAACAAATCATTATCCaaccttataaaaatttgttacaagGAAGGTGATTTAAATAAGCGTCCGACCTCCTCAAGTCGACACAACAAGAACAAGTTATCCGACCTCATAGAACAACTCGATCAAAACGAGTCGAAAAGTGAGTAAAAAAAAACTTGTAAAAATTTTTACATCAACAAAAACTACCAATCTCACGTAGTTAGAACAATTAAAAGTAATTTGAAACAACCGAGTTATGAAGAAAAAATTTGCAGAGAAAATAACATCTTCAATTATTAAAATGTTTGGTATAAAAAAAGCAAACAAAATTACTACTGTGCAAGTTAAAAGTACAAACACTTATAACACCACAAAAATAAGTgtgaaaaagtttttaaaagcCTAAACCAGGACAAAATAATATCCAAACTACAACTATTAGAAAGGGATGAAGCCCAATCAACACTCTATAAGTATTGTTCAGGTCTACACAACCTCATGGAGGTCGAGCACGGCGACATGGGCTAAGCCTTACTTATCCAAATAAGTAACTAACTCCTACTATCTCTCCTATTCATCTAGAAAGGAGATCTCAACAACCTCTCTACCAAAAGGGAGTAACCAATCCACCATCAAAGGTGGAACTACTTAAATTGTGGTTATTGACTCCACTTTTATACTTATAAATACCCTGACACTCTCAGGTATTTTTCGAATTTCAATCTACTAAAAACCGACCTAAAATttttgctaacttaagtatcagAGTCCCTTACAGGTACCAACTCCCACCTCCTCATGAAAAACTCGGACGGCTTCATCCCTGCAGGAGAAGACGTCGGATCTTTCACCTAAAGGCGTCTGGACCTCACGTTCAGGTCCAAATCATCCTAGTTCTAGGTAAGTCTcgaaataataaattaataatataaaaagaatgacatttatttagataattagtttttaaaatataatattttaataataaattttaaaagatgtgACACATTGGTAAAAAAAAATCCCAAATTGCATAAGGAGTTGGCAACTGTGCCAAAAGATGCCTTCTtgctattttattattattggtaaatatttttttggtattttattATTGGTAAATATAGTAGTAGTACGCCCAGTGACACACACAGTCACAGGAACATTCAAACGAGGATTAAGCCAAAACATAGCGTTAGCAACAACCTTATTCTGTCTTTTCCTGTGTATTCTTTTGGAGATCTCACGTCATTTTTGGAGCATATATATGATTGTTGAATATTGAGTATCAAATATATATTCTTATTACTAAATGCAACTATGCAAGTAAGCCACTTGTTTGTGTTGCTTTATGGTTTGAACTTTTTAGTGTTTACGTTCCAATTGTTTGCTTGTGCAGTGGGAGATTATTATAGACATAACATTTGATACATTATAAGAATCTTAAACTACTTTGGATTCATTATGTTTTAGGCAGAAAGATTATCACATTTTGGGCTTTTTGTTAGAAAGGAAAGAATTAAGCTTTAGTGGTAATTTTAGATAATTCTACATTAAAGcaaaaagatatatatttactttttttaatatgcttatttttttatgttcatatgttttatttttcaatccgACATGCCAAAGGATTAATCCGTTGCAGatcgaaattttatttaagagttTGTCGTTGGTCACAGGGTTAATGCATACAAAAAGTGAGATTGAAACACTTGACATCTGTTTAAGTAAATTAATGAACTAACCAAATGACCAATCCAAGTTGGTTATTCATATGTTTATCTTGATCTTTTAAAAATGAATAACACTTAGAAATGGATATAAGTCCATGAGATTAATTAAGGAAGAGAGATATTAAAAGAATATTACATGGTATCCTGAAAATCATACTTTTTGGTTCAATGTGGATAACATACAATAGAATATTACACTTTCTGGTTCAATTTTTCTCCTCTGCTTTCTCTACTCTCAAGCTTCAATCATCCTGTTCATCAAGAAATTGTTCATAATCTTTACATGGTATTCAGAACTTCTGGGTTGGATCCATGGGAGCCTTTACCCCTCTTCCTATTAAGAGATAAGCTGGACAAACAGGATTTCTCAGCCTTAAAAGATTTAGCTCTCATTTCTCTTCGTGCCCAACAACTTGAAAatcatcttttcaaaaaaaaaaaatcccagCCAAATTTGATAAAGATGCAGATAAAACTAATAAGACTTTATAAACTCTGAGATGTTGAGTATGCATCGAGTATGTAAACTGACGGACATTATTAGGTCTAtttaatttttggatttggatctaTTAAATAAGGCTTTAGACATATAATATTTGCTTTTATGTGgtatgaattttgtttattactTTGGTTGTTAAGTAGCAATAATTTgggttttatatttaaataaatattaaaaaatattaattcttAAAATATACACATGAAAAAAGCATTCCACAATTACACTTGGGCTGATTCATAACAACCAGTCACGAAATAGATTTATATCATTTTGTAGGCATCACCCACGAAATGGCCTTTTCAGTTTTGACATTTGAATTGGACCAACTCAGAAAGGGAGCCCACGAAGTGGCAgataattggaaaaaaaaaaaagagggaaaagttaataaaaaatcaataatatgTAAGTGATTGATTCTGTCGAGATTTGCAGCACTATTTGTTTTTTTCCCACAAGTTCATTAATACCTAACTAGCAATAGCAATTTCAGGTTAACCCTGCCAATACTACTAATTTCGTGGGCTCTCTTTCTTCGCTGATGGTTGCTACGAATTGGCCCAAACATAATCTTAGAAAGCCTTTTTTTATCtgcatattttaaaaataaatatttttgcaatatttatttaaataaaaagccgacttgaccaaaaaaataataataataaaataaaaataaaataaaaagccGAGAATTTGATGTACTTTTATGATGTCCAGATTTATAATATACATATTTGTtggtctttttattttttatctactAATATAACTTTTAGATGCCTCACCTTTTATCACATGATTTTGCATTGTATTGCATCATGTGATTTTTCTTATGTGCATATCTATTCACCTTTCATTTTATAATTATGCTGTGCAtttaatcatatattttttcttgACATATCCCTGCTATTGGTTTATTCACTGgtatgtatattatattttaaaaagaaaaacctACGCACATAGTAATATGTTAACATACATGTAGAATCTCATTCCAACAATTCTTCTTAAGTTCTATCTTCACAGTGACCTGATGAAAAAGAAACTAGACACCGACACAAAAATACGAAAAAACATATTGGCaaatatttgaattttctttttttcatccTCCTTGCTGTGATTGCAGACCGGATATTTTTTTCGTGAACCAAGCAACTTCAGATCCATTTTGAACCAGCATTCAACTAGTTTTAAGTCTTATCAGGCTTTGGATCCAATCATTTAACTAGGATTCTATTTGGGGATCAAACGAAACCTTGCAAGTGTGTAGCACTACAGTGGCTACTTCTATGAAGACATCTTGTAAAGATGATATTATAAACAGATAGATAATTCAGTTAAACATGTCAATCCATCTAACAATTTATAATATCATTTTCACATAGAGATGTCTTGGTTTTAGTAGAAACATCCACCTAAGAGAGGACAAGCAAAAAGTAAATGCACCTACCCACCACAAAGAATACCCTACCCCCTTAATATACCATCTATAGTTTTCCCCAAACTAAGTGAGAAGCCTTAAGCGCATCATCAAGCAAATCCACATTGAAAAAAAACTAAAGTGAACTCTATCAGATCACATGTATAAACCGAtccaagcaagaaaaagctataACTCAGGAACTGCCAAAATCATGTTGCAATATAATAAGACTAAACAAAAAAGTCTTACAATTTAGCAAAATTAAATATATCATAACTCAAACATGACAAAGCCATTGATCAATCCCAAAGAAAACAAAACTCTCCAACCAAAGGCTAAAAGAAAAGATGCCAACCCATTTAGTCTCCCTTCTTCCTAAACGAGCAGCCCTCGGTTAGCCTTGCTCTTCCACCAGTGGGCTGGCACAAGATCGTTTGGCAGTTTCCGCACACCACGACTGTCTGAGAATGGCTGAATACAGTGGTACTGCATCAACATGGAAATCAAAACATCAAAATCACGAAGATCAAATCATTTGTTTGCACAAATTATAACTTCGCGATCAACAGGGAGGGAAGGATAAAACTTACATGTTGAAGCAACCTTGGCATTTCACATCCTACAA includes:
- the LOC130935765 gene encoding 40S ribosomal protein S27-2, yielding MVLQNDIDLLNPPAELEKRKHKLKRLVQSPNSFFMDVKCQGCFNITTVFSHSQTVVVCGNCQTILCQPTGGRARLTEGCSFRKKGD